One Ancylobacter novellus DSM 506 genomic window, GCCTTGAGGCTACAGCCCCGCGTCGTCGCCCGCCGAGAAGGGCCGCCGGAACACGCCGGCCTGCGCCAGCATCGCCTCCAGCCGGTCGACGCCGGCGGACGGATCGAGCTTGTCGTTCTCGATCACCAGTTCCGGGGCGGCGGGGGCCTCGTAGGGCGCATCGATCCCGGTGAAGCCGCGGATCTCGCCCGCCCGCGCCTTGGCATAGAGCCCCTTCGGGTCACGCGCCTCGCACACGTCGAGCGGGGTCGCGACATGCACCTCGAAGAAGCGCTCGCCGACGATGGCGCGCACCTTGCCCCGCGCCGCCGCCGAGGGCGACACCGCCGCCACCAGCACGATGTGGCCGAGGTTCTTGAGGAAGTTCGCCACCTCCGCGAGGCGGCGGTTGTTCTCGGCCCGGTCGGCGTCGGAGAAGCCGAGGTCGCTGTTCAGCCCGGCACGCAGCGTGTCGCCGTCAAGCAGCGTCGCCATGCCGCCGCGATGGAACAGACGCCGCTCAAGCGCTCGCGCCAAGGTCGACTTGCCCGAACCCGACAGGCCGGTCAGCCACACCACCGCGCCCTCATGGCCGAAGCGGCCGACGCGCTCCTCCTCCGTCATGGCGGAGGAGACGGGCGTGATGTTGCGTGGCTCCGCCCTCGTCGCCTCTCCGTCGAGCACGGAGATGACGAGGCCGCCGCCGGCGATGCGTCCGCCGAGCTCCAGCGCCACACGACCGGTGCGCGGGTTCAGCCCATGCGGATCGGCGGCGATGGGGCGGGAGAGCACCAGCTCGACCTCGCCGACCTGGTTGCGGCCGATGCTCTTGGATTCGAAGGTCGACAGGTGCCCCGGATCGACCACCTCGTGCACCGCCGCGACGGTGGCGCGCGATTCCGAGGTGGCAAGCCGGGCAATGACCACGGTGCCGGTCTCCAGCGGCTCGTCGGCAAGCCAGAACAGGCGCACGCGCAGGCGCCGTGCCGCATGCGGGCGCGAGGCGGGCGTCGAGACAATCTCGCCGCGCTCGACGAAGATCTCGCGGTCGAGCGTGATGGCAGCCGCGGCGCCGGCATTCAGCAGTGCCTTCTCCTTGCCGGCCGCCGGTACCGGCCAGCTCTCGATGGTCTTCACCACCGCGGTCTTGCCGGAGGGCTGGAAGACGATCTCCTCGCCGACCTTCAGGCTGCCGGTCTCGATGCGACCGGCGACGATGCGGCGGTCATCGAACTTGTAGACCGCCTGCACCGGCAGGCGCAGCGCGAGGTCCTGCGGCGCCCGCGCCGGCTCGAAGCCGTCGAGCGCCTCGAGCACCGTCGGGCCGTCATACCAGGGTGTGCGCTCTCCGCGCACGGAGACGCCGTCGCCCTCGCGGGCGGAAATCGGGATCACCGCGCTCGCCCGGACG contains:
- the cysC gene encoding adenylyl-sulfate kinase codes for the protein MTLPLPVPAADRPLVRIVIVGHVDHGKSTLIGRLLHETGGIPAQKIEQLKAMSARRGMPFEWSFLLDSLQAERDQGITIDTSQIRFQTPSRDIILIDAPGHAEFLRNMITGAAQADAALLLIDAAEGVRDQTRRHGYLLHLLGVKQVTVVVNKMDRVGFDEAAFRAIESEITAYLADLGVRASAVIPISAREGDGVSVRGERTPWYDGPTVLEALDGFEPARAPQDLALRLPVQAVYKFDDRRIVAGRIETGSLKVGEEIVFQPSGKTAVVKTIESWPVPAAGKEKALLNAGAAAAITLDREIFVERGEIVSTPASRPHAARRLRVRLFWLADEPLETGTVVIARLATSESRATVAAVHEVVDPGHLSTFESKSIGRNQVGEVELVLSRPIAADPHGLNPRTGRVALELGGRIAGGGLVISVLDGEATRAEPRNITPVSSAMTEEERVGRFGHEGAVVWLTGLSGSGKSTLARALERRLFHRGGMATLLDGDTLRAGLNSDLGFSDADRAENNRRLAEVANFLKNLGHIVLVAAVSPSAAARGKVRAIVGERFFEVHVATPLDVCEARDPKGLYAKARAGEIRGFTGIDAPYEAPAAPELVIENDKLDPSAGVDRLEAMLAQAGVFRRPFSAGDDAGL